In Eublepharis macularius isolate TG4126 chromosome 4, MPM_Emac_v1.0, whole genome shotgun sequence, the following are encoded in one genomic region:
- the LOC129327300 gene encoding LOW QUALITY PROTEIN: jupiter microtubule associated homolog 1-like (The sequence of the model RefSeq protein was modified relative to this genomic sequence to represent the inferred CDS: inserted 1 base in 1 codon; substituted 1 base at 1 genomic stop codon), whose amino-acid sequence MTTTTTFKGMDPSGQSSSRVFCPPGGGSNFSLGFDEPKDQPVRNNRLASNIFGTAEENPPSXAXSTAAKSSDVSESSEAPGSQRRKSSDANCGDYVDPKCGEVKVPENTEAEIETASGLGEEKPLPAAPVPSPVAPAPYGRNPPGGKSSLDLG is encoded by the exons ATGACCACCACGACCACCTTCAAGGGGATGGACCCCAGTGGCCAGAGCAGCTCCAGAGTTTTTtgccctccaggtggtggttccAATTTCTCTTTGGGATTTGATGAACCAAAAGACCAACCAGTGCGAAATAACAGGCTGGCATCCAATATCTTTGGGACTGCAGAAGAGAATCCACCTTCCTAGG AGTCAACAGCAGCCAAGTCCAGTGATGTCAGTGAAAGTTCTGAAGCACCTGGATCCCAAAGAAGAAAATCTTCTGATGCAAACTGTGGAGACTATGTAGATCCAAAGTGCGGAGAAGTCAAGGTTCCTGAAAACACCGAGGCTGAAATAGAAACTGCTTCAGGCCTGGGTGAAGAAAAGCCCCTGCCGGCTGCACCTGTTCCTAGCCCAGTAGCCCCTGCACCTTATGGGAGAAATCCACCTGGTGGGAAGTCCAGCCTAGACCTTGGCTAA